One window of the Zea mays cultivar B73 chromosome 3, Zm-B73-REFERENCE-NAM-5.0, whole genome shotgun sequence genome contains the following:
- the LOC100278497 gene encoding WAT1-related protein At5g64700 isoform X2, whose translation MSQELGVAPTDDHCMLVEMGSRAAFVVAFLLRAIYAGTQILTKAAFDEGMNTSVFVFYRHLTGILFLVPIAFVLERKTAPPLSFRVSLKLFFHALYGISGAINIYGLGLSYSSATSSSAIFNLLPAVAFFLAVLLGMETLNLKRFHGIAKAAGVLFSTAGVTVLAFYQGPAFRSFIHHTAFSHHNVHAGVVTAAHPKSVWILGIFLTTLSTASWALWTVLQGPMLEAYPSKLLNTTLQMIFATVQCFFIALAAERDLSRWKLALDIRLYAVIYSGILVSGVAYYMQVWVIEKSGPVFLAMTMPITLLVTIILSLFLGEPVTLGSLRPGTPHFNYPPAASWVD comes from the exons ATGTCCCAGGAGTTAGGAGTAGCCCCAACAGACGACCACTGTATGCTTGTGGAAATGGGCAGCAGAGCAGCTTTCGTGGTCGCGTTTCTCCTGAGGGCTATATATGCAGGCACGCAGATACTCACCAAGGCTGCCTTCGATGAAGGCATGAACACGTCGGTCTTTGTTTTCTACAGGCATCTGACTGGTATCCTCTTCTTGGTGCCTATTGCTTTTGTGCTTGAGAG GAAAACTGCCCCTCCACTGTCATTCAGAGTCTCTCTGAAATTGTTTTTCCATGCACTATACGG GATCTCTGGAGCAATAAACATATACGGCCTCGGTCTCAGCTATTCTTCAGCAACATCATCGTCTGCGATATTTAACCTCCTGCCAGCTGTGGCTTTCTTTCTGGCTGTTCTTTTGGG GATGGAGACACTGAACTTGAAGCGGTTCCACGGGATCGCAAAGGCTGCAGGCGTGTTGTTCAGCACTGCTGGCGTGACTGTGCTGGCGTTCTACCAAGGCCCCGCATTCAGATCGTTCATCCACCACACCGCTTTCTCCCATCACAACGTCCACGCTGGGGTCGTTACCGCCGCTCATCCTAAAAGCGTCTGGATACTGGGGATTTTCCTGACGACCTTGTCGACTGCATCGTGGGCTCTCTGGACGGTTCTTCAG GGGCCAATGCTGGAAGCGTACCCATCCAAGCTGCTCAACACGACCCTCCAGATGATCTTCGCGACGGTCCAGTGCTTCTTCATCGCCCTAGCGGCCGAGAGGGACTTGTCGAGGTGGAAGCTGGCGCTGGACATACGCCTTTACGCTGTGATCTACTCT GGAATACTTGTCTCGGGAGTCGCTTACTACATGCAAGTATGGGTGATCGAGAAGAGCGGGCCTGTCTTCTTGGCCATGACGATGCCGATAACCTTGCTTGTCACCATCATTCTGTCCCTGTTTCTCGGAGAGCCGGTTACCCTGGGAAG TTTGCGACCCGGAACTCCTCATTTTAATTACCCCCCTGCAGCATCTTGGGTGGACTGA
- the LOC100278497 gene encoding WAT1-related protein At5g64700 isoform X1, with translation MSQELGVAPTDDHCMLVEMGSRAAFVVAFLLRAIYAGTQILTKAAFDEGMNTSVFVFYRHLTGILFLVPIAFVLERKTAPPLSFRVSLKLFFHALYGISGAINIYGLGLSYSSATSSSAIFNLLPAVAFFLAVLLGMETLNLKRFHGIAKAAGVLFSTAGVTVLAFYQGPAFRSFIHHTAFSHHNVHAGVVTAAHPKSVWILGIFLTTLSTASWALWTVLQGPMLEAYPSKLLNTTLQMIFATVQCFFIALAAERDLSRWKLALDIRLYAVIYSGILVSGVAYYMQVWVIEKSGPVFLAMTMPITLLVTIILSLFLGEPVTLGRLQLYLYALLDELLEVVAMEVFANHG, from the exons ATGTCCCAGGAGTTAGGAGTAGCCCCAACAGACGACCACTGTATGCTTGTGGAAATGGGCAGCAGAGCAGCTTTCGTGGTCGCGTTTCTCCTGAGGGCTATATATGCAGGCACGCAGATACTCACCAAGGCTGCCTTCGATGAAGGCATGAACACGTCGGTCTTTGTTTTCTACAGGCATCTGACTGGTATCCTCTTCTTGGTGCCTATTGCTTTTGTGCTTGAGAG GAAAACTGCCCCTCCACTGTCATTCAGAGTCTCTCTGAAATTGTTTTTCCATGCACTATACGG GATCTCTGGAGCAATAAACATATACGGCCTCGGTCTCAGCTATTCTTCAGCAACATCATCGTCTGCGATATTTAACCTCCTGCCAGCTGTGGCTTTCTTTCTGGCTGTTCTTTTGGG GATGGAGACACTGAACTTGAAGCGGTTCCACGGGATCGCAAAGGCTGCAGGCGTGTTGTTCAGCACTGCTGGCGTGACTGTGCTGGCGTTCTACCAAGGCCCCGCATTCAGATCGTTCATCCACCACACCGCTTTCTCCCATCACAACGTCCACGCTGGGGTCGTTACCGCCGCTCATCCTAAAAGCGTCTGGATACTGGGGATTTTCCTGACGACCTTGTCGACTGCATCGTGGGCTCTCTGGACGGTTCTTCAG GGGCCAATGCTGGAAGCGTACCCATCCAAGCTGCTCAACACGACCCTCCAGATGATCTTCGCGACGGTCCAGTGCTTCTTCATCGCCCTAGCGGCCGAGAGGGACTTGTCGAGGTGGAAGCTGGCGCTGGACATACGCCTTTACGCTGTGATCTACTCT GGAATACTTGTCTCGGGAGTCGCTTACTACATGCAAGTATGGGTGATCGAGAAGAGCGGGCCTGTCTTCTTGGCCATGACGATGCCGATAACCTTGCTTGTCACCATCATTCTGTCCCTGTTTCTCGGAGAGCCGGTTACCCTGGGAAG GTTACAGTTGTATCTATATGCACTTTTGGATGAACTTTTGGAAGTGGTGGCGATGGAAGTCTTTGCAAACCATGGATGA
- the LOC100278497 gene encoding WAT1-related protein At5g64700, which yields MLVEMGSRAAFVVAFLLRAIYAGTQILTKAAFDEGMNTSVFVFYRHLTGILFLVPIAFVLERKTAPPLSFRVSLKLFFHALYGISGAINIYGLGLSYSSATSSSAIFNLLPAVAFFLAVLLGMETLNLKRFHGIAKAAGVLFSTAGVTVLAFYQGPAFRSFIHHTAFSHHNVHAGVVTAAHPKSVWILGIFLTTLSTASWALWTVLQGPMLEAYPSKLLNTTLQMIFATVQCFFIALAAERDLSRWKLALDIRLYAVIYSGILVSGVAYYMQVWVIEKSGPVFLAMTMPITLLVTIILSLFLGEPVTLGSILGGLIMVGGLYSVLWAKRSEQVHASKQQMAAPTPPPAEATQV from the exons ATGCTTGTGGAAATGGGCAGCAGAGCAGCTTTCGTGGTCGCGTTTCTCCTGAGGGCTATATATGCAGGCACGCAGATACTCACCAAGGCTGCCTTCGATGAAGGCATGAACACGTCGGTCTTTGTTTTCTACAGGCATCTGACTGGTATCCTCTTCTTGGTGCCTATTGCTTTTGTGCTTGAGAG GAAAACTGCCCCTCCACTGTCATTCAGAGTCTCTCTGAAATTGTTTTTCCATGCACTATACGG GATCTCTGGAGCAATAAACATATACGGCCTCGGTCTCAGCTATTCTTCAGCAACATCATCGTCTGCGATATTTAACCTCCTGCCAGCTGTGGCTTTCTTTCTGGCTGTTCTTTTGGG GATGGAGACACTGAACTTGAAGCGGTTCCACGGGATCGCAAAGGCTGCAGGCGTGTTGTTCAGCACTGCTGGCGTGACTGTGCTGGCGTTCTACCAAGGCCCCGCATTCAGATCGTTCATCCACCACACCGCTTTCTCCCATCACAACGTCCACGCTGGGGTCGTTACCGCCGCTCATCCTAAAAGCGTCTGGATACTGGGGATTTTCCTGACGACCTTGTCGACTGCATCGTGGGCTCTCTGGACGGTTCTTCAG GGGCCAATGCTGGAAGCGTACCCATCCAAGCTGCTCAACACGACCCTCCAGATGATCTTCGCGACGGTCCAGTGCTTCTTCATCGCCCTAGCGGCCGAGAGGGACTTGTCGAGGTGGAAGCTGGCGCTGGACATACGCCTTTACGCTGTGATCTACTCT GGAATACTTGTCTCGGGAGTCGCTTACTACATGCAAGTATGGGTGATCGAGAAGAGCGGGCCTGTCTTCTTGGCCATGACGATGCCGATAACCTTGCTTGTCACCATCATTCTGTCCCTGTTTCTCGGAGAGCCGGTTACCCTGGGAAG CATCTTGGGTGGACTGATCATGGTCGGTGGTCTGTACAGTGTGCTCTGGGCCAAGAGGTCTGAGCAGGTGCATGCCAGCAAGCAGCAAATGGCGGCGCCTACTCCTCCTCCAGCAGAGGCGACACAAGTGTAG